In the genome of uncultured Celeribacter sp., the window TCGAACAGTCGCGCGCGGGTCTCGAGGTCGTGATACGCAGGCGCGCCCGCCAAAGCCGCCCCGATCAGCCGACGCACCGAGTGCGCCGCCCGCTGATGCAACTCAGCCTGCCCGATTGCGTTCTCTAAGACGTAGACATCGCGTGCCCCATCGACGCAGACGGCCTCGCCGGTCCAGCGCCACGCAGCGCCGACCGTCAATGCCGAAGGCGGTGCAGATCGAAGCCCGTCGAGCTCCCCCTGCGTCCACGCGATGACAAACGTGCCGGAAAAGCCCGTTCTCATTGCCTGTATGCCTGCCATAGTTCTTTTTTATTAGGGGCACGCTAACACAGGTGATTCGCTCTGTTAACCTTTTTTGGTGAATATTTGCAGTTTGCGAAGCGGCAGAGGGTCGCATCGTCTCCGCGCAAAGCTTCATACGCGTTATTCGACCGAAATCGACGCCACGGTCGCACGCAAAGCTCCAATGGCAGGAGCCGGATCGAGACAGACCATCAAGCCCCGTTTGCCGCCGTTTATCACAACGGGGGACACCACCGACAAGATCGTATCATCGAACACCGTCGGCACCGTCTTTTTTTGACCAAAGGGGCTAATGCCGCCGGTGTGGAACCCGGTCAGGCGTTCGGCCTTCACAGGCGCCATCATCACGGCGGATTTGCCCTTGAGCGCTTTGGAGAATTTCTTCATCGACAGCGACCGATCCGAGGGGATCACCGCACAGGCCGGTTTGCCGTCCAGTTCCACCATCAGAGTCTTGAACACCCGCGCGGGCGCCCAGCCGATCGCTTCCGCAGCGTGCAGTCCAATCGGCCCGTCGCCGCCGCCGTAGTCATATTCGAAGACCTCGTAACCGATGTCCTGCCGGTCCAGAAAACCTGTCGCGGGGGTGGCGGTGCTCATGGGATCTCCTGTGTTATACGAACCGACAGGATTTTTATAGGGCCTTGCCGCCCGAGAGGCCACCACCGACCCTGACGCAAAGGAAGTCTGAAAAGCGGCCTTTTCGCCCATCACATAAACTTGACAAAAGAACTAAGACTTTTTAAGCCAGCGACAGAACGCAAGCTCCCGTCCTCGGCAGCCAGCACTTATTTTCATGCTGGGGACAGGAAAAACATGACCAGACGCACACATCTTTTGGCCAGTGTTGCCCTTATGGGCACTGCGCCATTTCTGGGCACACAGGCTGTGGCACAATCAGCAGAGACCGGTCTTATCGTGCTCGATGAGATCACTGTCGACACCAGCCAGCGCGGCGTTCAGACCGACACGGCCGCCTCAGAAACCGTCATCGAACAGGACGAGTTGGACACCCGGCAAGCCACGACCATGGCCGAGCTGATCGACAGCGTGCCGAACGTCTCGCTGATCAACGGGGGCCTGCCGCAAGGTTCGGGCGTCTCCATACGCGGCCTTGGCGCCTCCGCTGGACTTTACGGTTCTGACGGCAAGGTCGCCGTGGTGATCGACGGGGTCGCCAGCGGGGCCGAAGAGATCTATCGCAATGGCTCGATGTTTGCGCTTGAACCGGAACTGTTTCGCGAAGTGACCGTAACCCGCGGCCCCGGCGAAGGCTTTCGCTATTCTTCGGGCGCGATGGGCGGCACGATTGAAGCGCAAACCAAGGACGCCACCGATTTTCTCGACGCGGGCGATGCCTTCGCCTTTCGCCAGAAGCTGGCCTATGAAAGCAATGGGGACGGGGCCCTGAGCAGCTCGATCCTCGCCTGGGCGCCCAACGCACAATTCGACATGCTGGCGTTTCTGGGATACCGCACTCAGGACGAGCGCAAAGACGGCGAGGGCGTAACACAGGATGCCACTGGGTTTGATGCGCCCTCCGCCCTGCTCAAGGCCAATTATCGCCTGAACGACGCGAGCACCCTGACCTTCTCCTACGCCTATAACGAAATTCCCGAAGAGGACGTGCCCTACGACGCCTATGATCCGGCCTGGGACGACACCTTCGTCGATCGCGACACTCAGGACACCACCGCCTATCTCGCCTATCGTTTCGACCCGCAGGACAACCCGTTGATCAATCTCGAAGCGCGGCTGACCTACAAACATGAGGCGATGGAAATCTCTTCCATTTACGACACCTCCGGCAGCGGCATTTTCAACGCCGATCACGACACCACGACCTGGGGGCTGCGGATCGAAAACGAGGCGCTGTTCTCCACCGGGATCATCGCGCACACCCTGACCACCGGCGTGGAATATAAGGAACGCGAGCGAAAATCGACGCTTCTCTCCGGCGCCTACGCCGGGCAAAACGATGCCTCTGCACCGGGTGGGACGGACGAAAGCATCGCGCTCTATCTGGCCGACAAGATGGAGATCGGGGAGCGGCTGACGCTCACCCCGCAATTGCGCTACGAACACCAGACGCTAACCTCGCAAAACAATGGCGATGCGGAGACCTGTTTCGGCACCTTCTGTATGCCGAACACGCCGATCCCGGATGGCACCTCATATGACAAAGACGCCGTCACCGGTGCCTTTTCCGCACGCTATGCCGTGACCGATGCCTTCTCCGTCTTCGGCACGCTGGCCTATAACGAAAATCTGCCGATCCTGGATGACCTGCGCAGCGACAACATCACCGTCTCGGAAAAAGGCGTCACCTATGAGCTGGGCCTGGCTTATGACGCCATGGATGTTTTTGCCTCCGACGACGCGTTCAAGGCCAAGCTGACCGGGTTCAACACCCGAATCTGGGACGGCACCACCTATTCCGGTGTCGAGCGCGTCGATCTTGAGGGGCTCGAACTGGAGCTGTCCTATGTGCATCCGGCGTATTACATCGACCTGAATGCGGGTCACACCCGTGGCGACATCAACGGCAGCTCGACCCCCTTTGATTTCGTGCCGGCGGACACGCTGCAACTCACTCTGGGCAAACGTTTCTTGGACGATCAACTCGATCTGAGCCTTGAGGCGAAACATGCCTGGGCGCAAAACCGCACCAACGGCAGCGCGGGCACGGCGCCCTCCGACGACTGGACCTCGCTCGCCCTGCGAGCCGCCTATGTGCCGGACAGCGGCCTGCTCGAAGGGCTGGAACTGCGCGGGTCCATCGAAAACCTGACGGACGAGACCTATCGCCCCTATCTGGCGACCCGCAATGCCGCCGGGCGCAACATCAAATTCTCGATTGCCAAGGTCTTTTGATCTCTGGCGGCGGCCATGCGGAGGTTTCCTTCGTGCTCCGCATGGCCGCACCAAGACCACACAGCCCTCTGACACTTCCTAAACGCACAAGAGAGACGCCATGAACAAACCTCTGACCGCCCCCGCCCCTCTGACTCCTGCGGCCATCCGCGCCGCGAAATCAGAAAACATCCAAAAGCGCGACCGCGATCTGGCCGACAGCCTCGGCATTTCCGAGGCCGAACTGGTCGCCGCCCATGTTGGCGCATCCGACAGTATGAGTGTCACCCGCATCTCGGCCAACCCCGACGATGTCATGCCGCGGCTGACCGCCTTGGGCGAGGTGATGTCGCTGACCCGCAATCTGTCTTGCGTCCATGAGCGCGTCGGCACCTTTGAAGAGTATAAATCCGGGCCGCATGCCTCGATGGTTCTGGGCAAGGAGATCGACACGCGGATTTTCCCGAAACATTGGGCCTTCGGCTTTGCCATCGAGAATGAAACTGAAAAAGGCCTGCGCCGCACCTTGCAGTTTTTCGATCACGCGGGCGATGCGCTTCAGAAAGTCTTTCTGCGCGACGCCTCCAACCATGACGCCTGGCAGCCTCTGATCGAGGTGCTGCGCGTTGAGGAGCAAAGCCCCGAGATCGCGGTCGAACCACGCCAGCCCACCGAAGACGCAAAGGTCAATGAGGACAAGCGCGACATCTTGGTGGAAGAATGGGCGCGCATGACCGACACGCATCAGTTCAACCGGCTGGCGGCGAAACTCGGCATGAACCGCCTCGGCGCCTATCGGCTCGCGGGAGAACCTTTCGTGCGCAGGGTCGCACCCTCCTCTGTCGAGAGCTTCCTGAATGCCACCTCCGAGGCGCATCAAAAGGTGATCCTCTTTGTCGGCAACCGCGGCAATATCCAGATTCACTGGGGCACGCTCGACAATATCAAGCCGATGGGGCCTTGGCTCAACGTGTTGGACCCGCGTTTCAACCTGCATCTGCGCGGAGATCATCTGGCCGAGGTTTATGTGGTCGAGAAACCGACCAAACGCGGCCCTGCGATTTCTCTTGAGGCCTTCGACGCCGAGGGAGGCTTGATCTTCCAATGTTTCGGCCAGCGCGAGAATGACAGTGACGATCTCGCACAATGGCATCAAATCCTCGCCGATCTGCCGGGGGCGTAAATGAAACATCTTCTGCTGAGTGCTGCGCTTCTCTCTCCCTTCTCGGCCCATGCTGAAGCCTATCCGGAGGCCAGCGCCATTGTCTCCATCGGCGGGCCAGTGACCGAGATCATCTACGCGCTGGACCAGGGCGCGCGCATCGTCGCCCGCGACACCACCTCGCTTTACCCCGAAGAGGTCACCGCCCTGCCCGACGTCGGTTACATGCGGCAATTGTCGGCGGAGGGCGTGCTCTCCGTTGGCCCCGACCTGATCGTCACCCGCGACACCGCCGGGCCGCCCGAGGTGCTGGACCAGTTGCGCATGGCCGCCGTGCCGATGGTGGCCGTCAAAGACGGGTTCTCCGAAAGCGCCGTGATCGACGCGATCCACACTGTGGGCACGGCCTTGGGTGTGCCCGAACGCTCCGACACTTTCGCAACTGAGGTCCAAGCCCAGTTCGACAGCCTGCATCAGTCCATCGAGAGCGCAGGCACCCCGCCCCGCGTGCTCTTCATCCTGTCCAACCAGGGGGGGCGGCTGAATGTGGCGGGCGCAAACACCGGTGCCGATGGCATCATCACGCTCGCAGGCGCCGAAAACGTCATGGCCTCCGCGTATCAGGGCTATAAAATCATGAGCGACGAGGCGATCATCGCCACCGCGCCCGATGTCGTGTTGATGATGGAGCCGACAGGCGAGGCCGAACATGACGGCAATCGCGCCGACATTCTCGACCTGCCCGCGCTCGCCCACACGCCCGCCGGTCAAAATGGCGCGTTCGTGGAAATTTCCCCAGCCGCTTTGGGCTTTGGCCCGCGCACGGCGCTCTTTGCCCAAGAGCTGCATGACGCGCTTTGGGCCGCAAAAGGAACAGAGTAAGCCATGGCCATCGCCGAGTTTCAGCCTGAGACGCAACCCTTAGAACACCCCAAACCGCTCGCTGGAGACCGTCGCACCAAGGCGCGTTTGCTGCGTTTTATGCTTCTCGCACTGCTTGGGCTCACCATGCTCATGGGGCTGGGCTGGGGGGCGGCGGGCGACACCGATGTGATCGCGGCCCTTTTGGCGAAATTCGGCATCGGTGAGGCCCGTCTGGTCGATATGACCGTGGTCTGGGACATCCGCATGCCGCGCGTGTTGACTGGCGCTTTGGTCGGCGCGGCACTGGCCGTCGCAGGCGCGGTGATGCAGGGGCTGTTTCGCAACCCTCTGGCTGATCCGGGCCTTGTCGGCGTCTCTGCCGGCGCGGGTTTTGGCGCGGTGGCGGCGATTGTTTTGGGCGGGCTCTTGCCCTTGGCGCTGCAAAATCTCGTCGGCGCCTACCTTGTGCCTCTTGCGGCGTTCTTCGGCGGCTGGATCTCCACTTTGGTGCTCTATAAAATCGCTAC includes:
- a CDS encoding aminoacyl-tRNA deacylase, whose protein sequence is MSTATPATGFLDRQDIGYEVFEYDYGGGDGPIGLHAAEAIGWAPARVFKTLMVELDGKPACAVIPSDRSLSMKKFSKALKGKSAVMMAPVKAERLTGFHTGGISPFGQKKTVPTVFDDTILSVVSPVVINGGKRGLMVCLDPAPAIGALRATVASISVE
- a CDS encoding TonB-dependent receptor, producing the protein MTRRTHLLASVALMGTAPFLGTQAVAQSAETGLIVLDEITVDTSQRGVQTDTAASETVIEQDELDTRQATTMAELIDSVPNVSLINGGLPQGSGVSIRGLGASAGLYGSDGKVAVVIDGVASGAEEIYRNGSMFALEPELFREVTVTRGPGEGFRYSSGAMGGTIEAQTKDATDFLDAGDAFAFRQKLAYESNGDGALSSSILAWAPNAQFDMLAFLGYRTQDERKDGEGVTQDATGFDAPSALLKANYRLNDASTLTFSYAYNEIPEEDVPYDAYDPAWDDTFVDRDTQDTTAYLAYRFDPQDNPLINLEARLTYKHEAMEISSIYDTSGSGIFNADHDTTTWGLRIENEALFSTGIIAHTLTTGVEYKERERKSTLLSGAYAGQNDASAPGGTDESIALYLADKMEIGERLTLTPQLRYEHQTLTSQNNGDAETCFGTFCMPNTPIPDGTSYDKDAVTGAFSARYAVTDAFSVFGTLAYNENLPILDDLRSDNITVSEKGVTYELGLAYDAMDVFASDDAFKAKLTGFNTRIWDGTTYSGVERVDLEGLELELSYVHPAYYIDLNAGHTRGDINGSSTPFDFVPADTLQLTLGKRFLDDQLDLSLEAKHAWAQNRTNGSAGTAPSDDWTSLALRAAYVPDSGLLEGLELRGSIENLTDETYRPYLATRNAAGRNIKFSIAKVF
- a CDS encoding ChuX/HutX family heme-like substrate-binding protein — encoded protein: MNKPLTAPAPLTPAAIRAAKSENIQKRDRDLADSLGISEAELVAAHVGASDSMSVTRISANPDDVMPRLTALGEVMSLTRNLSCVHERVGTFEEYKSGPHASMVLGKEIDTRIFPKHWAFGFAIENETEKGLRRTLQFFDHAGDALQKVFLRDASNHDAWQPLIEVLRVEEQSPEIAVEPRQPTEDAKVNEDKRDILVEEWARMTDTHQFNRLAAKLGMNRLGAYRLAGEPFVRRVAPSSVESFLNATSEAHQKVILFVGNRGNIQIHWGTLDNIKPMGPWLNVLDPRFNLHLRGDHLAEVYVVEKPTKRGPAISLEAFDAEGGLIFQCFGQRENDSDDLAQWHQILADLPGA
- a CDS encoding ABC transporter substrate-binding protein, with protein sequence MKHLLLSAALLSPFSAHAEAYPEASAIVSIGGPVTEIIYALDQGARIVARDTTSLYPEEVTALPDVGYMRQLSAEGVLSVGPDLIVTRDTAGPPEVLDQLRMAAVPMVAVKDGFSESAVIDAIHTVGTALGVPERSDTFATEVQAQFDSLHQSIESAGTPPRVLFILSNQGGRLNVAGANTGADGIITLAGAENVMASAYQGYKIMSDEAIIATAPDVVLMMEPTGEAEHDGNRADILDLPALAHTPAGQNGAFVEISPAALGFGPRTALFAQELHDALWAAKGTE